One window of the Verrucomicrobiota bacterium genome contains the following:
- a CDS encoding Fic family protein produces MKPNYQPPYTLTPAILRLVGEISEWIGRYSVTESATLTPRLRRGNRLRSIQASLAIENNSLTLEQVTAVIDGKRVLGLPREIQEVRNAFAAYECLERWAPTSRKNMLEAHGMLMRGLVDQPGAFRTGGVGIFRGKQLIHMAPPAERVGYLMDDLLKWLRRTDAHPLVANCVFHYEFEFIHPFPDGNGRLGRLWQTLILSRWKPMLAYLPVETVIRDRQEEYYRTLAQADNNANATGFVEFMLETLKAAIQEAGTTDQVSDQVTDQVKRLLDELSCGEATAADLMSRLQLSHRPTFRKNYLEPALAADLIERTQPDSPRSPTQRYRLSNRGHNRLPRNESGRQNNTQ; encoded by the coding sequence GTGAAACCCAATTACCAGCCTCCATATACTCTCACCCCCGCCATCCTGCGGTTGGTTGGGGAAATTAGCGAATGGATTGGGCGGTACTCCGTGACTGAAAGCGCTACCCTGACGCCGCGGTTGCGCCGGGGAAACCGTCTCCGATCCATCCAAGCATCGCTGGCAATCGAAAATAATTCCCTTACCTTGGAACAGGTGACTGCGGTGATCGACGGAAAACGCGTATTGGGATTGCCACGCGAAATCCAGGAGGTTCGTAACGCCTTTGCCGCTTATGAATGCCTGGAACGCTGGGCCCCCACTTCCCGCAAAAATATGTTGGAGGCGCATGGGATGCTAATGCGGGGGCTGGTGGATCAGCCGGGGGCATTCCGCACAGGAGGCGTGGGTATCTTCCGCGGTAAACAATTGATTCACATGGCTCCCCCGGCTGAACGCGTTGGATATCTGATGGATGATTTGCTGAAATGGTTGAGGCGCACCGATGCCCATCCGCTGGTGGCCAATTGCGTCTTTCATTATGAATTTGAATTTATCCATCCCTTCCCGGATGGCAATGGCCGCTTGGGCCGACTATGGCAGACGCTGATTCTCAGCCGGTGGAAACCAATGCTGGCTTACCTACCCGTGGAAACGGTGATTCGGGACCGCCAGGAAGAGTATTATCGAACCCTGGCCCAAGCCGACAACAACGCGAACGCAACGGGCTTTGTGGAATTCATGCTGGAAACGCTCAAGGCAGCCATCCAGGAAGCCGGGACTACCGACCAAGTAAGCGATCAAGTAACCGACCAAGTAAAACGTTTGCTGGACGAGTTGAGCTGTGGTGAGGCAACCGCGGCCGATCTGATGTCCCGGTTGCAGTTATCCCATCGCCCCACCTTCCGCAAGAATTACCTGGAACCCGCCTTGGCAGCAGACTTGATCGAACGGACGCAACCAGATTCACCGCGCAGCCCCACGCAACGGTATCGGTTGTCCAACCGTGGACATAACCGGTTGCCCAGGAATGAGTCGGGACGGCAGAATAATACACAGTAA